The genome window CGCCGACTTTTGCCATGGCGAGCGCCCAATTCGACCCGGATTATCCATTACGTCCGAAAACCGGGCAGACGTGGTTTGGCTCGGGGAAAGAGCCGACCGGGTTGCAACGCAAGGAGAGCGGCGGCGGTGGTAGCGGGGGTGGCGGCGGTCTCCATGCCGAACAGCATTTCGAGTACCATCGCCACATCAATCCTGGCGATGTCCTTACTGCCACAGTGAAGCCAGGGAAAACGTGGGAAAAAGAAGGACGACGCTCCGGCAAGCTCGTGTTTTCGGAAACCGTGACCGAGTATCGCGATCAGAAGGGCGAACTGGTGCTTACCGCCCGCGGCGTCGGGGTTCGGACGGAACGTCCGGTTGACCAAAGCTAGCCACAACGAGGAGAAGAGCAATGGCTTTATCTGCACGGAATCTAAAGGTGGGAGACACGTACCAAGAACAAATTGTCGATAATTTAACGCGAACTCGGCTGGTCCAATATGCTGGTGCGTCCGGCGATTACAACCCAGTTCATACCGACGAGACTTTCACGACCAAGGTCGCCGGGTATCCCAGCGTCTTTGCCCACGGCATGCTGACCATGGGAATGACCGGCAAGATGCTTACCAACTATGTGGGCGATGGGCGGTTGACGAAATATGGAGTGCGTTTCACCCGGCAAGTCTGGCCGGGTGATAGCTTGACCGCGATGGCTACTGTCGAGGCAGTTCGTGAAGAGGGCGGGGCGCATTTTGTGGACCTTATCGTCTCCACCGTCAATCAAGAGGGTGCCGAAGTAGTGAGCGGCTACGCTAGCGCCAGGGTCGATCCGTAAACAAAGGAGACGCCTCACCGAGGCGTCTCTACCCCCAGAGCATAACCGCAGTCACTGAGCGGTCATCGCGCCATCGACCGCCATGGCATGACCAGTGACGAATGAGGCGGAATCCGAACAGAGCCAGACGACGGCTTCGGCAATTTCGCTCGGTTGGCCCATGCGCCCTACAGGCTCGGCTGCCGCCATGCGCGCGGCGCGCTGCGGGCGGTGGTCGGTGATTCTTCCCATCATCGGTGTATCGATAGCCCCAGGACACACAGCATTTACACGGATTCCGGACTTGGCGTATTCGAGCGCCGCAGTTTTCGTGAGACCCACCACGCCATGTTTGCTCGCGACATACGCCGAGCCGCGCGGAAACCCGGTGAGACCAGCGGTGGAAGCGGTGTTGACGATGGCTCCACCCCCGACCTTGAGCATCTCGGGAATTTCGTACTTCAAACACAGCCAGACCCCGGTCAAGTTAATAGCGATGACCCGGGCCCACATGTCTTCGGGATAATCGACAGTCGTCGCCCCCGGCCCTTCGATTCCGGCATTGTTATGTGCGCAATCCAGGCGTCCGTAGGCGGCAACGGCACCGCTCACGAGTGCTGCGACCGCCTCAGCTTTAGCGACGTCGGCGTGAATAAATATCGCCTCTCCTCCGGCTTGTCGGATGAGGCTGGCGGTTTCCTCCCCTCCTGCGGCGATGAGGTCGGCGACCACGACTTTCGCGCCTTCTCTGGCAAAAACAAGCGCCGAGGCTCGGCCGATGCCGGAGCCTCCACCTGTGACCAATGCGACTTTTCCTGAAACGAGACCTGGCATAGTGTTCCTTTCTTTGCGGTTTAGAGGGCGGCGGCTACGTTCGCCTCGACGCCCGCTTTGCTCTCGGCCAAGACTGCTGCTGCGGCAGATTCCACGACCGTGCCTTTGAAGAAATTGGGATTGGCTTCACCCCAGAAACGGACGGCATTGGCGAAAGTGAAATCGCGAAAATCGGCTTCGCTAACGAGATCGTCTTCGATCAGCTCATACGCCTCGGGGACGACGCCGGTCATATCCGGTACATCGAAGTGGCCGATGTCCGAACCGAACAGCGCATTGATGCGTGCGCCAAAGGGATTGTTTTTGCGGCTAAACGCCCAAGCGTTCATAGGATCGTCGGCTTCGCAGCCGAAGTAGAATTTACTGGTGAATAGTTCGTTGAGATCGGATTTGCGCTCAATGTGACAGGCCGAGTAATCGTCGAGATTCTCTATTCCGCCGACAGCCGAGGCTTCCCATGGAAGTTGAGACGACGAGTCTTGACGGGGGCTTTGTTGTCGCATCGCTGCGAGCATGTCGGCGCTGGCGTATTTCTCGGCGAATTGCAGGAGCAACTCCCGGTTGAGATTCTTGGGGTTCACTGCTTCCAAGGCTTCGAGATGACGCTTCTCCCAATGGCCAATTAAATCGGCGTAGAGTTGGCAGGCCCAACCGGCACCGCCTTCGAGAAAGCCGAATTTAACCTGAGGAAAGCGCCGCGTGACGCCACCGAGAAACAGGGCTTTGCAGACCGCCTCGTGGGCGACGGCAAAATGGCCGATATGATTGAAGGTGAAGTTGCTGGGAGACAGGCGTAGTCCGTAGCCGCGAGAGCCGGTATGGAACGTGGGAGAGACCCTGAGTTCAGCGCACTTTGCCCAGACCGGGTCGTAATTGTATGAGCTATCGAGGCCCAGGGTGTCGAACCAGATGGCGAGTTGGTTCATCTCCGGGTGTTTGGCGAGGTGCGCAGGAATCGGCCGGCGGATCATGCTCCACAGCATGACGACCTTGAAGCCAAGCTGTTTGGTGACATGCTCTAGCTCGGCAATGGCTTCGTCTGGTGTGTGCATGGGGATGACTGCCGCCGGGGTCATGCGATCAGCAAACTTCTGGAAAACATCAGCAGTGTAAGTATTGAAAGCCCGACACGTTGTGCGCCGCATGTCGTCGTCGGGAATCTGGGCAATGCCCAGGCCCACGGTGGGATAGAGCACGGAAAAATCGAGCCCGAGTTCGTCCATCCGCTCGTACAGCAATTGCGGCATCATGGCCGTAGCACGATCACGCGTGTTTTTACTGGGCAACGCCCAGAAGGCTTCTTGGGCGAGGCGTTGGTCCTGTCGTTCGGCGACAGACATGGACAGGTGCTTCATGACACGCGACCCGAACCAAGAAAACCCGTTGACCGCTTGGTCGCCGCCAATCTTGCGCAGGTGTTCGCGGACGACTGGGCCGAACTCGACCCAATGCCCGTCGGCATCGACAATCGGGTGAGATAAACGGGAGCGAATCGCTGCCGCCGTCAGATGTCCATTGCTACTCATGAGAGACCTCCTCTCTGGAGAAATAAAAATCCCCCCGGCGCTGATAGCCCCCTCTTCGTAAAAAGGGGAGCGTCCGGGGGGACTGTGCAGCGCGCAAAGCGCTTGTTGTTCTTCCCTGTCAGCGGTTAGCTGCGTCCGTGGCGGAGCAGTTTGCCGGGAGTTGCGCCCGTGCATTGGCCGTCTTGGAAGGTGACTTCACCGTTGACGACGATCGCATGATAGCCCTTGGCGCGTTGAATCCGGCGCCATTCGCCGCCCGGGAAGTCGTGGACAACCTCGCCGATCCAGTCCGGCTCGATGCCTAAGCCGTTAAGGTCATAGGCGACGATATCTGCCGCCCAGCCTTCGCGCAGCGCGCCGCGATCCCGGAAGCCTGCGGCTTTGGCCGGGAGGGCGGACAGTCGGTAATGAGCCTCTTCCAGAGTGATGCGCTGCTCGTCACGCACCAGCCAACTGAGGAAGTCGGTTGTGAACGCGCCGCCGGTGAAGAACTTGGTATGCGCGCCACCGTCCGATACGCCAGGGAGGGTGTAGTCGGAATCGTTGATGATCTCGGCCATGAATTGCCCGTTGAAGCCTTTGTTGGGGCCAAGGAATTCGACGTTCAGTTCGCCAGCCAGCGACAGGTCCAACATCACGTCGACTGGGGTCTTGTTTTCTTCCTGAGCAATCTGACCAAGCGATTTACCGAGGTACTTTTCCAGCTCTGGCTTGCCGCCGTCGCTCTGTACGATCAGTCCGGGGATGGAGCCGCCCACACCGGCTTGAATGACCTGCAGGCGTTTGTCGGCGTCCTCGGCTTCGCGTTTGACTGCTTCGCGCAGGGCCGGGTTTTTCATCTTGGCGAGCTTTTCTTTTTTCGTGCCGGTAGTAAGTTCGCGCCATGCCGGGCTCGCGTCGTACAGGTTCCAGTGTTCCAGAGTGAAGGCGAATCCGGTGCGTACCGTGCCGGCTTGGCCGTAGATCGGCAGACCTTTGGCGCGGACACGCTCCAACCAATCCAGGCTACGGCGGTGCACTTTCGGGTCTTTGCGGGTCGGAACAATGGCGTTGTGCAAGATGGGCCGCTGGGCGGTCTCAGCCAGTTTTTCCAGGAAGATGAGATCCGACTTAATATCCCCGGTGGATTGCGTGATCTGGATGAAGCCGTCGTTACGGGCGCGGAGTACACGCGCCAGGTTGAGAATGTCTTCATCGATCATGGTGTCGGTGACCATCGGCGAGCCATCGTAGTCGGCTTGGGTCGAGTCTGGCCCCAGGCGCTGGATGGAGAAGCCACACAGACCGGCGTCCATGCCTTCGGCCAACACACGCTGCATTTCTTGGCGCTCGGCGTCGGTGGCCGGGCGGTTCTTGGCGGCTTCTAAACCCATCACGTAGGTCATGAGCGAGGATGTCGGCATGTATTGAATGCAATTGATCCCCAAGGCCGAGCGTTCGAGCGAGTCGAGATACTGGGGAATGGTTTCCCAATCCCACTTCATGCCGACCTTCATAGCGTCGTAGGGAATAGCTTCCGTGCGGGTCATGGTGAGCATGGAGCGCTCGCGGAAATCCGGCTTGACCGGGGCAAAGCCGAAGCCGCAGTTGCCGAGCACGACCGAGGTGACACCGTGCCAGCCGGAAATCGTGCAGTACGGGTCCCAGCGAATCTGGGCGTCGTAATGGGTGTGTAAATCGACAAAACCTGGGGCGACAATCAGGCCGGTCGCGTCAATCGTGCGTTTGGCGAAGCCCGGGGCTTTGCCGCCGACCTGCGCGATCTTGCCGTCTTTGACCCAGATGTCGGTTTGGCGACGCGGGGCGCGCGTGCCGTCAACAACTGTGCCGCCTTTAATGTGGAGATCGAGATCTGCCATCTGTGGTTCCCTCCTTCAGATGAATGGTAAGGACCGTTCGGAATCCCCGGCATCCATCCCGTTGAAATTCTTACCCTTCTATAGACCATTAGCGAAGAAAAAAGGCAAGGGTTCGTGTGATTTTTCTGAAGTTATCTTTCCGCCAGCCGTAGGGGCGAGGTTACCTCGCCCTTACCTAGAGACAAAAGCTTCGACCCGAACCGATATCGAGGTAGAGGCGGTGCCCGTGTAGGGGCACCGCATGCCGTGCCCTTACGAACGTCAAAAGCCACACAACTTGACTCCCTTGTCCCTCCGGGTCATCATCCACCGAGAAACGGAGGGAACCTATGCAATACACTAAACTTGGTAAGACTGGGATGACCGTCTCGCGCATCTGTCTCGGATGTATGACCTATGGCGGTGGACCGCAGCCGCCGTGGGCGATGCGCCGCGACTGGGCGCTTGATGAAGCAGAGGCGCGCGAACACTTTGCGCTCGCGCTCGAAGCTGGCGTCAATTTCTTCGATACCGCCGATGTCTACTCGGTCGGAGCCAGCGAAGAAATCACTGGACGCTGGCTGAACGAGATGGCGGCGCGCGATGACATCGTTGTGGCAACCAAAGTCCACGGGGCGATGGCACCGGGACCCAATCGCCGCGGATTGAGCCGTAAGCACATCATGGAGGCCTGCGACAACTCGCTACGCCGGCTCAAGATGGATTACATCGATCTGTACCAAATTCACCGTTGGGACTACACGACACCATTAGAAGAGACGCTTGATGCTCTGGATGCCCTCGTGCGCAGCGGCAAGGTGCGATACCTGGGCGCGAGCAGCATGGCGGCGTGGCAATTTTCCAAAGCGCTGGCTTTGGCTGGAGAGCGAGGGTGGCATCGGTTTGTGGCGATGCAGAACCACTACAATCTTATTTACCGTGAAGAAGAACGGGAGATGATTCCGCTCTGCATCGACCAAGGCGTGGCCCTCATTCCGTGGAGTCCCTTGGCGCGTGGCTTTTTCGCTGGGCGAACGCCGGATAGTCGCGCTGCCGTCACCAAACGTGCGGAAACCGACGAATTCGCTCAGCGGAATTATTTCCAGGAGAACGACTTCGAGATTGCAGAGGCGGTGCAGGCCGTGGCAAAGCAGCGCGGCGTGTCGCCGACGCAGGTTGCGTGCGCGTGGGTACTGCAAGCCCCAGGTATCACGTCGCCGATTATCGGTGCCACCAAGATTCACCAACTCAAAGAGATTTTTGCGGCGGTGGAGATCAAACTGAGTGCCGAAGAAATGGCGGCAGTCGAAGCCCCGTATCGACCACATCCGATTCTTGGGTATGAGCAGCCTAGGCCGGCTAAGATGGTGAGATAGGTACGCCGGAAAGGCAGGGGCGAGAGATCGGGATGTCATTCCGAGCCGAAACGCAGTGAAGGCGAGGAATCTCGCAATGGCAGGAACAACACGAGATTCCTCGTCGCGTTGCTCCTCGGAATGACACTCTGCCCGAGTCTCCTTTAAGTTACACCTCGACGGATTTTTATGTTTTTCTAATTCTTTGCTCGTCTCTACTGGTAATGCCTCCGCCATTCAGGTAGTCTGCCCCCCAGCTACACAAGCGAACCGCGAGCTGGTCTCTTTCCCTCCCGTAAGATGTCCCGCTCAGAAGCGGGTCCTTCGGTCGCCCAGACCCAAGTCCCACGTTTCCTAGGTTCTTTCTCTCACCCTGCATGCGAGTGCTGTGCGCGCGTATGTGTAACCTCTCCGTGTTCCTGGGCGTCACGGAAAAGGAGTTCTCGTTGACGACATTTGCTGAACTCGGGCTCATGCCCGAACTACTGCGCGCGGTGAACGAAGCGCAGTACGACGCTCCCACCCCTATTCAGGAGCGTACCATTCCCCTCGTCCTTCAGGGCAACGATGTCCTGGCCTGTGCGCAGACCGGCACCGGCAAGACCGCAAGTTTTCTTTTACCGATTCTCCAACGCCTCGCGCGTGGGGAACGGGGTCGGGTCCGAGCTTTGGTGCTCGCGCCCACGCGCGAGTTGGCTGTGCAGATTGGAGAAAGCGCTCTCGTCTACGGTAAATATCTTCGCGTGCGCACGACCGTCGTCTATGGCGGGGCCGATCTCCGCGCGCAAGCCGAGCGTTTGCGACGCGGCGTGGATCTGTTGATTGCCACCCCCGGACGACTGCTGGATCACATGGAGCGAGGCAACGTTTCTCTCGCCTCGGTGGTTTCGCTGACCTTGGATGAAGCCGATCGTATGTGCGACATGGGATTTATGCCCGATGTTCGCCGCATTTTGCGCACGGTCTCGGCAGAGCGCCAATCGCTGTTGTTTTCGGCGACCATGCCTTCCGAAATCGAGCGGCTGGCTCATGACATGCTCAAGAATCCCACAGTGATCGATGTGGGGCGCCGAGCGACGCCGGTGGCTACCGTGCAACAAGTGATTTATGCGGTGGAGGAATCGCGTAAAAGCGAACTCCTCAACCATCTCCTCCAGCATGGCAATATGCCGCATGTGCTGGTTTTTACCCGCACCAAGACGCGCGCGGATCGGTTGGCCGGACGTCTCGCACAAAATGGATGCCAAGTGGAATCGTTCCATGGTGGAAAAAGCCAGCGGGTGCGAACGCAGACGCTTCATCGTTTCCGCACCGGCAATGTGAAGATCCTGGTGGCGACCGATATCGCCGCACGCGGTTTGGACGTGGAAGGCATTTCCCACGTTGTCAATTTCGACATGCCCAATGTGCCAGAAGACTATATCCACCGTATCGGGCGCACCGCACGTGCGGAAGCGACCGGCGCGGCTATCTCTTTGGTATCCTCCGAAGAAGTGGATTTCGTGCGTGGAATCGAGCGCCTCATCGGCGGCGTGATCCCACGCCATGTGGTGGGAGGATTCGAACCAGGATCTGGAACGTTGCGTCGCCTGACGCAATCGCCACCCTCCTCAATGGCGGAACGTATTGCCAGCGGTTCAGTACGTCACTTCGCTCCGCAGCGGCGCTCCTCGCGCCGTAGCGCGTAATAACGAACGCTAGATTGCCTCTAAAGGACGACCTTGCAAAGGTCGTCCTTGCG of Deltaproteobacteria bacterium contains these proteins:
- a CDS encoding SDR family oxidoreductase, producing the protein MPGLVSGKVALVTGGGSGIGRASALVFAREGAKVVVADLIAAGGEETASLIRQAGGEAIFIHADVAKAEAVAALVSGAVAAYGRLDCAHNNAGIEGPGATTVDYPEDMWARVIAINLTGVWLCLKYEIPEMLKVGGGAIVNTASTAGLTGFPRGSAYVASKHGVVGLTKTAALEYAKSGIRVNAVCPGAIDTPMMGRITDHRPQRAARMAAAEPVGRMGQPSEIAEAVVWLCSDSASFVTGHAMAVDGAMTAQ
- a CDS encoding MaoC family dehydratase N-terminal domain-containing protein, which produces MAVTKFPIEAGHIMLFARAVGDDNHIYYDAEYAKATEPGAIVAPPTFAMASAQFDPDYPLRPKTGQTWFGSGKEPTGLQRKESGGGGSGGGGGLHAEQHFEYHRHINPGDVLTATVKPGKTWEKEGRRSGKLVFSETVTEYRDQKGELVLTARGVGVRTERPVDQS
- a CDS encoding aldo/keto reductase → MQYTKLGKTGMTVSRICLGCMTYGGGPQPPWAMRRDWALDEAEAREHFALALEAGVNFFDTADVYSVGASEEITGRWLNEMAARDDIVVATKVHGAMAPGPNRRGLSRKHIMEACDNSLRRLKMDYIDLYQIHRWDYTTPLEETLDALDALVRSGKVRYLGASSMAAWQFSKALALAGERGWHRFVAMQNHYNLIYREEEREMIPLCIDQGVALIPWSPLARGFFAGRTPDSRAAVTKRAETDEFAQRNYFQENDFEIAEAVQAVAKQRGVSPTQVACAWVLQAPGITSPIIGATKIHQLKEIFAAVEIKLSAEEMAAVEAPYRPHPILGYEQPRPAKMVR
- a CDS encoding amidohydrolase family protein — its product is MADLDLHIKGGTVVDGTRAPRRQTDIWVKDGKIAQVGGKAPGFAKRTIDATGLIVAPGFVDLHTHYDAQIRWDPYCTISGWHGVTSVVLGNCGFGFAPVKPDFRERSMLTMTRTEAIPYDAMKVGMKWDWETIPQYLDSLERSALGINCIQYMPTSSLMTYVMGLEAAKNRPATDAERQEMQRVLAEGMDAGLCGFSIQRLGPDSTQADYDGSPMVTDTMIDEDILNLARVLRARNDGFIQITQSTGDIKSDLIFLEKLAETAQRPILHNAIVPTRKDPKVHRRSLDWLERVRAKGLPIYGQAGTVRTGFAFTLEHWNLYDASPAWRELTTGTKKEKLAKMKNPALREAVKREAEDADKRLQVIQAGVGGSIPGLIVQSDGGKPELEKYLGKSLGQIAQEENKTPVDVMLDLSLAGELNVEFLGPNKGFNGQFMAEIINDSDYTLPGVSDGGAHTKFFTGGAFTTDFLSWLVRDEQRITLEEAHYRLSALPAKAAGFRDRGALREGWAADIVAYDLNGLGIEPDWIGEVVHDFPGGEWRRIQRAKGYHAIVVNGEVTFQDGQCTGATPGKLLRHGRS
- a CDS encoding DEAD/DEAH box helicase, whose amino-acid sequence is MTTFAELGLMPELLRAVNEAQYDAPTPIQERTIPLVLQGNDVLACAQTGTGKTASFLLPILQRLARGERGRVRALVLAPTRELAVQIGESALVYGKYLRVRTTVVYGGADLRAQAERLRRGVDLLIATPGRLLDHMERGNVSLASVVSLTLDEADRMCDMGFMPDVRRILRTVSAERQSLLFSATMPSEIERLAHDMLKNPTVIDVGRRATPVATVQQVIYAVEESRKSELLNHLLQHGNMPHVLVFTRTKTRADRLAGRLAQNGCQVESFHGGKSQRVRTQTLHRFRTGNVKILVATDIAARGLDVEGISHVVNFDMPNVPEDYIHRIGRTARAEATGAAISLVSSEEVDFVRGIERLIGGVIPRHVVGGFEPGSGTLRRLTQSPPSSMAERIASGSVRHFAPQRRSSRRSA
- a CDS encoding amidohydrolase family protein, whose protein sequence is MSSNGHLTAAAIRSRLSHPIVDADGHWVEFGPVVREHLRKIGGDQAVNGFSWFGSRVMKHLSMSVAERQDQRLAQEAFWALPSKNTRDRATAMMPQLLYERMDELGLDFSVLYPTVGLGIAQIPDDDMRRTTCRAFNTYTADVFQKFADRMTPAAVIPMHTPDEAIAELEHVTKQLGFKVVMLWSMIRRPIPAHLAKHPEMNQLAIWFDTLGLDSSYNYDPVWAKCAELRVSPTFHTGSRGYGLRLSPSNFTFNHIGHFAVAHEAVCKALFLGGVTRRFPQVKFGFLEGGAGWACQLYADLIGHWEKRHLEALEAVNPKNLNRELLLQFAEKYASADMLAAMRQQSPRQDSSSQLPWEASAVGGIENLDDYSACHIERKSDLNELFTSKFYFGCEADDPMNAWAFSRKNNPFGARINALFGSDIGHFDVPDMTGVVPEAYELIEDDLVSEADFRDFTFANAVRFWGEANPNFFKGTVVESAAAAVLAESKAGVEANVAAAL
- a CDS encoding MaoC family dehydratase N-terminal domain-containing protein, coding for MALSARNLKVGDTYQEQIVDNLTRTRLVQYAGASGDYNPVHTDETFTTKVAGYPSVFAHGMLTMGMTGKMLTNYVGDGRLTKYGVRFTRQVWPGDSLTAMATVEAVREEGGAHFVDLIVSTVNQEGAEVVSGYASARVDP